A single genomic interval of Ictalurus furcatus strain D&B chromosome 20, Billie_1.0, whole genome shotgun sequence harbors:
- the dipk1aa gene encoding divergent protein kinase domain 1A: MARGLFARAWITKSYLFHVRLSYVRVKFLFLTWLAVFVGSWVVYVQYSSYTELCRAHECYSTICDKYRAGVIDGAACSSLCEKASLYFRRCLSSKPNNQVYTASWGDVEAVIRCWPGDVLHYELGEELEPRKEPTLFDKPTRGTSVEKFKEMVHGHVKAKVGEQADLTTLVSLVLSFADADNDGRVSLPEARSAWALLQLDEVLLSVVLQGRSHTPKLLGFCGDLYVVERVAYTPLYGLDLSPALKPWITAVVGRGLDHFFAPSWPRKVKISIGLLELVEDVFHGTFGSFLLCDMKPGSFGYTERYELRLLDGRHVVPEEAFRRVMRVRPCQEDSDCVYSGECRASCRRTERRCGAEPSRTNLARACSALEDFLLQGAPASLRDELERQLNACMELTGSGEQMQMEHSLILNNLKMLLWKQISHTIDS; the protein is encoded by the exons ATGGCGAGAGGTCTGTTTGCACGGGCCTGGATCACCAAGTCTTACCTCTTTCAC GTTCGGCTGTCGTACGTGCGGGTGAAGTTCCTGTTCCTCACCTGGCTGGCGGTGTTTGTGGGGAGCTGGGTGGTGTACGTGCAGTACTCGTCTTACACAGAGCTGTGCCGAGCGCACGAATGCTACAGCACCATC tgtGATAAATACAGAGCGGGGGTGATCGACGGCGCTGCCTGCAGCAGTCTGTGTGAAAAGGCCTCGCTTTATTTCAGGAGGTGTCTCTCCAGCAAACCCAACAATCAG GTGTACACGGCGAGCTGGGGCGACGTGGAGGCGGTGATCAGGTGCTGGCCGGGCGACGTGCTGCACTACGAGCTGGGAGAAGAGCTGGAGCCGAGGAAGGAGCCGACGCTTTTCGACAAACCCACCAGAGGAACGTCGGTGGAGAAGTTCAAAGAGATGGTGCACGGTCACGTGAAG GCGAAGGTTGGAGAGCAGGCCGACCTCACCACGCTGGTCTCGCTGGTCCTGTCGTTTGCGGATGCCGATAACGACGGGCGCGTGTCTCTACCGGAAGCCCGATCGGCGTGGGCTCTCCTGCAGCTGGACGAGGTCTTACTCAGCGTGGTTCTGCAGGGACGCAGTCACACTCCCAAGCTGCTGGGTTTCTGCGGCGACCTGTACGTGGTAGAGCGAGTCGCATACACGCCGCTGTACGGCCTCGATCTGTCGCCGGCGCTCAAACCCTGGATCACGGCTGTGGTCGGTCGCGGCCTGGACCACTTCTTCGCGCCGTCGTGGCCTCGCAAGGTGAAGATCTCGATCGGGCTGCTGGAGCTGGTGGAGGACGTTTTCCACGGGACGTTCGGCTCCTTCCTGCTGTGCGACATGAAGCCGGGGAGTTTCGGATACACCGAGCGCTACGAGCTGCGCCTTCTGGACGGGCGACACGTCGTGCCGGAGGAGGCCTTCAGACGTGTCATGCGAGTTCGGCCGTGCCAGGAAGACTCTGACTGCGTGTACAGCGGCGAGTGTAGGGCGTCGTGTCGCCGAACCGAGCGGCGCTGCGGCGCCGAGCCGAGCCGGACGAACCTGGCTCGGGCCTGCAGCGCGCTGGAGGACTTCCTGCTGCAGGGGGCGCCGGCGAGCCTGCGGGACGAGCTGGAGCGACAGCTGAACGCCTGCATGGAGCTCACGGGCTCCGGCGAGCAGATGCAGATGGAGCACTCGCTCATCCTCAACAACCTGAAGATGCTGCTCTGGAAGCAGATTTCGCACACCATCGACTCGTAA
- the mtf2 gene encoding metal-response element-binding transcription factor 2 produces MRDSTVVNSPSSHRKSPSHRQDESPVSLSKLSLRDGQGDTEKLANKFEEGQDVLARWSDGLFYLGTITKINKQKHCCFVVFEDQSKSWVLWKDIQTGDSGGEMLCTICQNESSEPPNEIVICDKCGQGYHQLCHAPVIDASVIASDDKWLCRECVFATTTKRGGALKKGPNAKALQEMKQSLPYSLEELVWDQGHKTNLQQCYCYCGGPGEWYLKMLQCNRCKQWFHEACIQCLQRPMLNGDRFYQFICSVCSSGPEYLKRLPLRWVDVAHLSLYNLSVIHKKKYFDSELELMAFINENWDRLQLGELTDTPRSERYERILEALNSNPTMFMSGKEIKKKKHLFGLRIRFPPGPQNSEPPWDREQEKASHEIKIKGRKSMKPPHPHSTVTNGAVKKGKRKHRAHSLETLAKLRRSEELLAQNHMKFPTAENNSLDVTACKSIKAEKSVPSSSTSDADSVSATTMSETTSTSVSSLSSSSRALVPQPPVKRGRGRPRRALQPPNPEIPPPPPPPPPQPEPTPAPAPTLTPTPLSRFPPTSITQGLDSSAQLSLLRSSISSYFGAAGRMACGEKYRVLARRVTDDGKVQYLVEWEGVTAS; encoded by the exons ATGAG AGACTCAACGGTCGTAAACAGTCCGAGCTCCCATCGCAAGTCTCCGTCCCATCGTCAAGACGAGTCTCCCGTGTCCTTGTCCAAACTCTCGCTCAGAGATGGGCAGGGCGACACGGAGAAACTCGCAAACAAGTTCGAGGAGGGCCAGGATGTTTTAGCTCGCTGGTCCGATGGCCTGTTTTATCTGGGGACGATCACCAAG ataaacaaacaaaagcattgcTGTTTCGTGGTTTTTGAAGATCAGTCTAAATCTTGGGTTCTTTGGAAGGACATTCAGACAG GGGACAGTGGAGGGGAGATGCTCTGCACCATATGCCAGAATGAAAGCTCAGAACCGCCCAACGAAATAGTCATCTGTGACAAGTGCGGACAAG GATACCACCAGCTCTGCCATGCGCCCGTCATCGATGCCAGCGTGATCGCGTCGGACGATAAATGGCTCTGccgagagtgtgtgtttgccaCAACAACAAag AGAGGCGGCGCGCTGAAGAAAGGGCCGAACGCCAAAGCGCTGCAGGAGATGAAGCAGTCGCTGCCCTATTCCCTGGAGGAGCTGGTGTGGGACCAGGGGCATAAAACCAACCTCCAGCAGTGCTACTGTTACTGCGGTGGTCCTGGAGA GTGGTATCTGAAAATGCTGCAGTGTAACAGGTGTAAGCAGTGGTTTCACGAAGCGTGCATCCAGTGTTTACAGAGGCCCATGCTCAACGGAGACag gttttatcagtttatttgTTCAGTTTGCAGTAGTGGACCAGAATACCTCAAGCGACTGCCTCTGAGATG GGTAGATGTTGCACACCTCAGCCTCTACAATCTGAGTGTCATTCACAAAAAGAAGTATTTTGACTCCGAGCTCGAGCTCATGGCTTTTATTAACGAGAACTGGGACAGGCTTCAGCTCGGCGAG CTCACAGACACCCCCAGGTCGGAGCGGTATGAAAGAATCCTGGAAGCACTTAATAGCAACCCGACCAT GTTCATGTCCGGGAAGGAGatcaagaagaagaaacacCTGTTCGGTTTACGGATCCGCTTCCCTCCGGGCCCTCAGAACTCGGAACCGCCGTGGGACAGGGAACAGGAAAAAGCCTCGCATGAGATTAAGATTAAGGGAAGGAAGTCCATGAAGCCTCCTCATCCACACAG CACGGTCACTAACGGAGCGGTGAAGAAAGGGAAGAGGAAGCATCGCGCTCACTCCTTGGAGACGCTGGCCAAGCTGAGACGATCAGAAGAGCTTCTGGCACAG AATCACATGAAGTTCCCGACCGCAGAGAACAACTCCCTGGACGTGACGGCGTGTAAAAG CATCAAAGCCGAAAAGTCCGTGCCGTCATCGAGTACCTCGGACGCCGACTCCGTTAGTGCCACCACTATGAGCGAAACTACCTCAACCAGCGTATCCAG TCtgagcagctccagcagggctCTGGTGCCTCAGCCCCCGGTGAAAAGGGGACGAGGACGTCCGAGACGAGCGCTGCAGCCCCCCAACCCTGagattcctcctcctcctcctcctcctcctccgcaGCCCGAGCCCACGCCTGCTCCCGCTCCCACGCTCACACCCACACCGCTCTCCCGCTTCCCCCCCACCTCCATCACACAGGGCCTGGACTCAAGCGCTCAGCTCAGCCTCCTCAGGAGCTCCATCAGCAGCTACTTCGGCGCGGCCGGGCGCATGGCGTGCGGGGAAAAGTACCGTGTCCTGGCGCGCCGCGTCACCGACGACGGCAAAGTGCAGTACCTGGTGGAGTGGGAGGGCGTCACTGCCTCCTGA
- the rpl5a gene encoding 60S ribosomal protein L5a: MGFVKVVKNKAYFKRYQVKFRRRREGKTDYFARKRLVIQDKNKYNTPKYRMIVRFSNRDIVCQIAYAKIEGDAIVCAAYSHELPRYGVSVGLTNYAAAYCTGLLLARRLLNKFNLDKVYEGQVEVTGEEFNVESVDGQPGAFTCYLDAGLTRTTTGNKVFGALKGAVDGGLSIPHSTKRFPGYDSESKEFSGEIHRKHILGLNVSEYMSSLIEEDEDAYKKQFSRFIKNGVTPDSVEEMYKKAHAAIRENPAHQKKPKKELKKKKRWNRAKLTLGQRKDRVAQKKASFLRAQEAAADDE; this comes from the exons ATG GGTTTTGTCAAGGTGGTGAAGAACAAGGCGTATTTCAAGAGATACCAGGTGAAGttcaggaggaggagag agGGGAAGACGGACTACTTCGCCCGAAAACGCCTCGTCATCCAGGATAAGAACAAGTACAACACGCCGAAGTACAGGATGATCGTTAGATTCTCCAACAGGGATATTGTTTGCCAG aTCGCGTATGCCAAAATCGAAGGCGACGCGATCGTCTGCGCTGCTTACTCTCACGAGTTGCCGAGATACGGCGTTTCCGTGGGGCTGACCAACTACGCTGCTGCCTACTGCACCGGCTTGCTGCTGGCACGGCGG CTGCTGAATAAGTTTAATCTGGATAAGGTGTACGAGGGCCAGGTGGAGGTGACGGGCGAGGAGTTTAACGTGGAGAGCGTCGACGGCCAGCCGGGAGCGTTCACCTGCTACCTGGACGCCGGGCTCACCAGAACCACCACCGGGAATAAAGTGTTCGGAGCCCTGAAAGGAGCAGTGGATGGAGGACTGTCCATCCCGCACAG CACTAAGCGGTTCCCGGGCTACGACTCCGAGAGCAAAGAGTTCAGCGGTGAGATCCACAGGAAGCACATCCTGGGCCTGAACGTGTCCGAGTACATGAGCAGCCTGATAGAGGAGGACGAGGACGCCTACAAGAAACAGTTCTCCCGCTTCATCAAGAACGGCGTCACACCTGATTCG GTGGAGGAAATGTACAAGAAGGCTCACGCTGCGATTCGTGAGAACCCGGCACACCAGAAGAAGCCCAAGAAggagctgaagaagaagaagag GTGGAACCGTGCGAAACTGACTCTGGGGCAGAGGAAGGACCGCGTCGCTCAGAAGAAGGCCAGCTTCCTCCGCGCTCAGGAAGCGGCGGCCGACGACGAATAA